From the Salinimicrobium tongyeongense genome, one window contains:
- a CDS encoding RNA polymerase sigma factor, whose protein sequence is MEIEPDLLQQQIEKAKKGKQTAFNYLLDRFWNDVYGFQLKRTQNEYDAEDITIQAFSRAFDKIDTFDPKYTFKTWIITISKNIHVDLVRKKNASIRARTTDEEDERVHRIPDETPSIEDTLITEQNLAQLLIDIKKLKPHYQEVIHLRYFQEKSYKEIAAQLQEPINNVKVKILRAKKLLAEVIEKRTS, encoded by the coding sequence TTGGAAATAGAGCCAGACCTGCTTCAGCAACAAATTGAAAAGGCCAAAAAAGGGAAACAAACAGCCTTTAATTATCTTCTGGACCGGTTTTGGAATGATGTTTACGGCTTTCAGCTTAAACGCACCCAAAACGAATATGATGCCGAAGACATCACGATCCAGGCATTTTCGAGAGCCTTCGATAAAATTGACACTTTTGACCCCAAATACACCTTCAAAACCTGGATCATTACCATTTCCAAGAATATTCACGTAGACCTGGTAAGAAAGAAGAACGCTTCGATACGCGCCCGCACCACCGATGAAGAAGATGAGCGCGTACACCGCATTCCCGATGAAACGCCCAGTATAGAAGACACTTTGATCACCGAACAAAACCTGGCCCAGCTGCTCATAGACATCAAAAAACTGAAACCGCACTACCAGGAAGTGATCCACCTGCGGTATTTTCAGGAAAAGAGCTACAAAGAAATCGCAGCCCAGCTTCAGGAGCCCATCAACAACGTAAAGGTAAAGATCTTAAGGGCAAAAAAACTCCTGGCCGAAGTCATCGAAAAAAGGACTTCCTAA
- a CDS encoding glycosyltransferase, translated as MLSILIAFVLIGLINLCYYLGFFRFALAKNENQPAYKDLPVSVIICAKNEAVNLRNFLPAILSQDHPDFEVVVINDASVDETLEVLEDFQLRDDRVKIVDVQNNEAFWANKKYAITLGIKKAKKPYLLFTDADCRPETGQWLREMSAHFEDQKSIVLGYGGYFIETRSLLNKLIRFETLFTAIQYFSYASWGKPYMGVGRNLAYTSEEFFAQNGFATHLHIKSGDDDLFVNGAANSHNTALCYSPVGITRSIPKTSLKAWFRQKRRHVSAASHYKKEHRLMLGLFYTSQLLFWIFFFILLKSPFWQVALFLLALRWIVQGVVFYNSGKKFGETDLFWIFPFLELFLVSAQLVIFISNIFSKPTNWK; from the coding sequence ATGCTAAGCATCCTTATTGCCTTTGTTCTCATTGGCCTAATCAACCTGTGTTACTACCTGGGCTTCTTCAGGTTTGCCCTGGCCAAAAATGAAAATCAGCCGGCATATAAGGACCTCCCGGTTTCGGTAATTATTTGCGCCAAGAACGAAGCCGTAAACCTCCGGAATTTCCTTCCTGCAATCCTGTCACAAGACCACCCCGATTTTGAGGTGGTAGTGATCAACGATGCCTCTGTAGACGAGACACTCGAGGTGCTTGAAGATTTTCAGCTGCGCGACGACCGGGTGAAAATAGTAGATGTTCAAAACAACGAAGCCTTTTGGGCCAACAAAAAATACGCAATTACCCTGGGCATCAAAAAGGCCAAAAAGCCTTACCTCTTATTTACTGATGCCGACTGCCGACCCGAGACCGGCCAGTGGCTTAGGGAGATGAGCGCCCACTTTGAAGACCAGAAGAGCATAGTGCTTGGCTACGGCGGGTACTTCATTGAAACCCGCTCCCTGCTCAACAAACTTATCAGGTTCGAGACGCTTTTTACGGCAATTCAGTACTTTTCTTATGCCAGCTGGGGGAAACCCTACATGGGCGTGGGCCGGAACCTCGCCTATACTTCCGAAGAATTTTTTGCCCAAAATGGGTTTGCCACGCATTTGCACATCAAATCTGGCGATGATGACCTTTTTGTAAACGGTGCAGCGAACAGCCACAATACGGCCCTGTGTTACTCTCCCGTGGGCATTACACGCAGCATTCCCAAAACAAGCCTTAAGGCCTGGTTCAGGCAAAAGAGAAGGCATGTTTCGGCCGCTTCCCATTACAAAAAAGAACACCGGTTAATGCTGGGGCTTTTTTACACTTCCCAGCTCCTGTTCTGGATCTTCTTTTTTATCCTCTTAAAAAGCCCTTTTTGGCAGGTAGCTTTATTCTTACTTGCACTAAGATGGATTGTACAGGGCGTGGTTTTTTACAACTCGGGGAAAAAGTTTGGGGAAACCGATCTTTTCTGGATTTTTCCCTTTCTAGAATTGTTCCTGGTTTCGGCGCAATTGGTTATATTTATCTCTAATATTTTTTCAAAACCCACTAATTGGAAATAG
- a CDS encoding membrane or secreted protein yields the protein MELILITIALLGLAVAGIAIKIWGKKDGKFSGTCASQSPFLNKEGEACSYCGKLPDEARDCNEPQPVK from the coding sequence ATGGAACTCATATTAATCACCATAGCACTTTTAGGACTTGCAGTTGCCGGGATCGCCATTAAGATTTGGGGAAAGAAAGATGGAAAATTTAGCGGAACCTGTGCCAGTCAAAGCCCTTTTCTCAACAAGGAAGGAGAAGCCTGCAGTTACTGCGGAAAGCTTCCCGATGAAGCCAGAGACTGCAATGAACCACAACCGGTAAAATAA
- a CDS encoding fasciclin domain-containing protein, producing the protein MIYKLPKILIIFLFAGLISCQNNENKSDSETDILPAEEKKDELNSPDRPMPRSYMLARMREDDELTAFTEEFERSGLEEEFKGKEGIYTIFAPSNAAYDRIPARQMNPDNDSLRSNANLMRYYMVEGEMTVDYLRERIRASENDRYEFRTALGEKLWASLEGDKIVLTDVLGNKASIVTSNMDEYYGVYHIIDNVLQPGENGE; encoded by the coding sequence ATGATATACAAATTACCTAAAATCCTGATCATATTTCTCTTTGCCGGATTAATATCCTGTCAAAATAACGAAAACAAGAGTGATTCAGAGACAGATATTCTTCCTGCGGAAGAAAAAAAAGATGAATTAAACAGTCCCGACAGGCCGATGCCGAGAAGTTATATGCTCGCCAGAATGCGCGAAGATGACGAGCTGACTGCCTTTACTGAAGAATTTGAGAGATCTGGCCTTGAAGAAGAATTTAAAGGAAAGGAAGGGATCTATACCATTTTTGCCCCTTCAAACGCCGCGTATGACCGCATCCCGGCCAGGCAAATGAATCCCGATAATGACAGTCTCAGGTCTAACGCCAACCTTATGCGTTACTACATGGTAGAAGGTGAAATGACCGTAGATTATCTTCGGGAAAGGATCAGGGCTTCAGAAAATGACAGGTACGAGTTTAGAACTGCTCTGGGCGAGAAACTCTGGGCCAGCCTTGAAGGAGACAAAATTGTACTTACCGATGTGCTGGGGAATAAAGCTTCAATTGTGACTTCAAATATGGACGAGTACTACGGAGTTTACCATATTATTGATAATGTTTTGCAACCCGGTGAAAATGGGGAGTAG